From Candidatus Methylomirabilota bacterium:
GGGTGCGTGTACTTCAACTTCTGCTCCGCGGTGGACTGGAAGGAGGAGGGCCTCGAGGTGGTGGCGCGCGTGGAGAACCTCGACGCCGGCTTCTCCCTCACGATGAAGACGCGGCTCGGGTCCGGCGTGACTACCGTCGCTTCGCTCACCTCCCTCTGGCGCGGCGCCGACTGGATGGAGCGCGAGGCCTACGACATGTTCGGGATCCGCTACGAGGGCCATCCCGACCTCCGACGCATCCTGCTCCCGCAGGACTGGGAAGGCCATCCCCTGCTCAAGGCCTACGCGGTGGACACACCGCATCCGCCGTACCGGTGAGGTGACGCCATGATCCACGAGCTTCGGACCTACACGCTGCAGCCCGGGACACAGGCGAAGTACCTTCAGCTCTCCGGCGAGGTCGGCCGCAAGATCCGCGGCGACCGGTTCGGCAAGCAGGAGGGCTTCTGGTACACGGAGTTCGGCACGCTCAACCAGCTCGTGCACCTCTGGAGCTTCCCGGACCTGAACGAGCGCGAGCGGCTCCGCGGCCTCCTCGCCAAGGACGAGGCATGGAACAAGGAGTACGTGCCGCA
This genomic window contains:
- a CDS encoding NADH-quinone oxidoreductase subunit C — translated: MTAAEARALLQDRLGVAAGGEGAALVVTVPPEQWLALGRAARESLGCVYFNFCSAVDWKEEGLEVVARVENLDAGFSLTMKTRLGSGVTTVASLTSLWRGADWMEREAYDMFGIRYEGHPDLRRILLPQDWEGHPLLKAYAVDTPHPPYR
- a CDS encoding NIPSNAP family protein, with product MIHELRTYTLQPGTQAKYLQLSGEVGRKIRGDRFGKQEGFWYTEFGTLNQLVHLWSFPDLNERERLRGLLAKDEAWNKEYVPQIRPLLLAQENKILSPVLPLNPPPDPGWVYELRWYRTHVGR